One genomic segment of Acetobacteroides hydrogenigenes includes these proteins:
- a CDS encoding BaiN/RdsA family NAD(P)/FAD-dependent oxidoreductase: MKDYDLAIVGGGAAGLVAAWAAAKEGARVVVLEKMEKTARKVRISGKGRCNITNECRYDEFLSKVNTNPAFFRWAFSSFPQQAIVDLLESYGVKTVLERGSRVFPESGRAWDVATALHDAAIDAGADIHIFKEVVNIGVTNGKVTTIEFRDSEKGHAAVISVKAIILATGGKSYPRTGSTGDGYAFLEKLGHHIVTPLPSLVPLKVKQAEFSKIVGLQLRNVEVSLEVEGTTVANEFGEVEFFDNGLGGSAIIRLSRQAVLALEKGQNVGLTLDLKSALANEQLVQRIRRDVKSGEFATTEELLMGLLPKKLVKPFAAFHKIGLKKPMADLTDADISKLARTLKSTRINVGETAGFDGAIVTMGGVSLKNIDPKTMQSKLVKGLYVAGELLDLDGPTGGYNLQIAFSTGYLAGKSAAKGLNE, from the coding sequence ATGAAAGATTACGATTTGGCCATCGTTGGAGGTGGTGCAGCAGGTTTGGTTGCAGCTTGGGCAGCAGCCAAAGAGGGGGCACGCGTGGTGGTGCTCGAAAAGATGGAGAAAACCGCCCGGAAGGTCCGCATCAGCGGAAAAGGGCGCTGCAACATAACCAACGAATGCCGCTACGACGAGTTTCTATCGAAGGTAAACACCAATCCGGCATTCTTCCGATGGGCCTTTAGCAGCTTTCCGCAGCAGGCAATAGTAGATTTGCTCGAGAGCTACGGCGTAAAAACCGTGCTAGAGCGAGGTAGCCGCGTCTTCCCCGAAAGCGGCAGAGCTTGGGACGTTGCCACCGCCCTGCACGATGCCGCCATTGATGCCGGGGCCGATATCCACATCTTTAAAGAAGTGGTAAATATAGGGGTAACCAACGGTAAGGTAACCACCATCGAATTCCGCGACTCCGAAAAAGGCCACGCTGCCGTTATAAGCGTTAAGGCCATCATCCTAGCCACCGGAGGCAAATCGTACCCCCGAACCGGATCTACCGGCGATGGCTACGCATTTCTCGAAAAACTGGGGCACCATATCGTAACGCCGCTCCCATCGCTGGTGCCGCTAAAGGTTAAGCAAGCCGAGTTTTCGAAGATCGTAGGGCTGCAGCTCCGCAACGTTGAAGTTTCGCTCGAAGTTGAAGGCACAACCGTAGCCAACGAGTTTGGCGAGGTCGAGTTCTTTGACAACGGGCTTGGAGGATCGGCCATCATCCGGTTGAGCCGACAGGCCGTGCTTGCCCTCGAAAAGGGGCAAAACGTGGGGCTAACGCTCGACCTCAAGTCGGCGCTCGCCAACGAGCAGCTCGTCCAGCGCATCCGCCGCGATGTGAAATCAGGCGAGTTCGCAACCACCGAAGAGCTGCTGATGGGCCTTCTCCCCAAGAAACTCGTAAAGCCATTCGCCGCATTCCACAAGATTGGGCTCAAGAAACCGATGGCCGACTTAACCGATGCCGACATCAGCAAGCTTGCCCGCACGCTTAAGTCGACCCGCATCAACGTGGGCGAAACCGCCGGGTTCGATGGTGCGATTGTTACCATGGGCGGCGTTTCCCTGAAGAATATCGACCCCAAAACCATGCAATCGAAGCTGGTTAAGGGCCTCTACGTTGCCGGCGAGCTGCTCGACCTCGACGGGCCAACCGGCGGATACAACCTCCAAATCGCCTTCTCGACCGGATACCTTGCCGGAAAAAGCGCCGCGAAGGGTTTGAACGAGTAA
- a CDS encoding lysophospholipid acyltransferase family protein, giving the protein MKLVKEEDLMKAANLQGLGGEGIAKLLMFILGFNKVNDIYSKIGNNSGLDFINSLLEELDIKYDINPEELKRIPQGGFITVSNHPFGGIDGILLMLLILQQRPDFKVMVNFLLQKIKPIEDFCLPVNPFENKKSINSSLAGIKSAIKHVKEGHGLGIFPAGEVSAFNQNLFNVADKQWNDSIMKLIKSAEVPVVPIYFHGSNSNLFHLLGLVHPMLRTVKLPSELLNKKNKTIKIRIGNPISVEEQREFKSGDISRYTRYLRAKTYALSAPINDSEVKKFFKPRIVKKTAVEEIVAPVDPAIVQAEVAALKSEYLLFTSKNYSVICAPSVEMPNIINEIGRLREVTFRQVGEGTNQKIDIDEFDLYYNQLFIWDDDANAIVGAYRVGKGQEIMDRYGKKGFYIQSLFKISDDFGPVLTQSIELGRSFIVSEYQRKPLPLFLLWKGILYFLLKHPEYRYLIGPVSVSNRYSSFSKKLIVNFLKENHYDYDMAKFVTPRNRYKAKFDNIDSEIIIQQAKADINKIDKFISDVEPEDYRMPVLLKKYIKLGGRIISLNVDPLFNDCLDGLLVLDLFNVPFDVITSLSKEINDKSILDRFNQTDYTFDE; this is encoded by the coding sequence ATGAAACTTGTAAAAGAAGAAGATTTAATGAAGGCGGCCAATCTCCAAGGCTTAGGAGGAGAGGGGATTGCTAAACTTTTGATGTTTATCTTGGGCTTTAATAAGGTAAATGATATTTACTCAAAAATAGGGAATAATAGTGGCCTTGACTTTATAAATAGCCTGCTCGAAGAGCTAGATATCAAATACGACATCAATCCAGAAGAGCTTAAAAGAATCCCTCAAGGGGGATTTATCACCGTATCGAACCATCCGTTTGGAGGTATCGATGGCATTTTGCTGATGCTGCTGATATTACAGCAGCGTCCAGATTTTAAGGTTATGGTTAATTTTCTTCTCCAGAAGATTAAGCCGATTGAAGATTTTTGTCTTCCTGTTAACCCGTTTGAGAATAAGAAATCGATAAACTCAAGCCTAGCAGGTATCAAGAGTGCCATTAAGCATGTAAAAGAAGGGCATGGTTTGGGGATCTTTCCTGCCGGAGAGGTTTCGGCTTTTAACCAAAACCTTTTTAATGTAGCCGATAAGCAGTGGAACGACTCCATAATGAAGCTTATTAAAAGCGCAGAGGTTCCTGTTGTTCCAATTTACTTTCATGGCAGCAACTCCAACCTATTCCATCTTCTTGGACTGGTACACCCCATGCTTCGTACCGTTAAGCTACCATCGGAGCTGCTAAATAAGAAGAATAAGACAATAAAGATACGGATCGGAAACCCAATATCTGTTGAGGAGCAGCGAGAGTTTAAGAGTGGAGACATTTCGCGTTACACTCGCTACTTGAGAGCAAAAACGTATGCGCTCAGCGCTCCTATTAACGATAGCGAAGTGAAGAAGTTCTTTAAGCCTCGTATTGTTAAAAAAACGGCTGTAGAGGAGATCGTAGCGCCTGTTGATCCAGCCATAGTGCAGGCCGAAGTTGCTGCGCTGAAAAGCGAGTACCTGCTGTTTACTAGCAAGAACTATTCGGTGATTTGTGCTCCATCTGTTGAGATGCCCAATATTATCAATGAAATTGGTCGCTTGCGCGAGGTTACCTTTCGCCAGGTAGGCGAAGGAACCAACCAAAAGATCGATATCGATGAGTTTGATTTGTACTACAACCAGCTCTTTATTTGGGATGATGATGCAAATGCCATAGTTGGAGCTTATCGTGTTGGTAAGGGCCAAGAGATTATGGATCGCTACGGAAAGAAGGGCTTTTACATCCAGTCGCTCTTTAAAATTAGCGATGATTTTGGTCCTGTGCTGACTCAAAGTATAGAGTTGGGGCGCTCGTTTATTGTGTCGGAGTACCAGCGGAAGCCTCTACCTCTATTCCTGCTTTGGAAGGGAATTCTCTACTTCTTGCTTAAGCATCCGGAATATAGGTACCTGATAGGTCCTGTTAGCGTGAGCAACCGTTATTCGTCGTTCTCGAAGAAGCTTATAGTGAACTTCCTTAAGGAAAACCACTACGACTACGATATGGCGAAGTTTGTTACTCCTCGAAATCGCTATAAAGCAAAGTTTGATAATATAGATTCTGAGATTATTATTCAGCAGGCAAAGGCCGATATTAATAAGATCGATAAGTTTATTAGCGATGTGGAGCCTGAAGACTACCGAATGCCGGTACTTCTGAAAAAGTACATAAAGCTTGGCGGTAGGATTATCAGCTTAAATGTCGATCCTCTTTTTAACGATTGCCTCGATGGCTTGCTTGTGCTCGATCTCTTCAATGTGCCATTCGATGTTATTACATCCTTATCTAAGGAGATTAACGACAAGAGCATCCTCGATAGGTTTAATCAAACAGACTATACTTTTGATGAGTAG
- a CDS encoding MFS transporter: protein MPATTKKVGSNIVPFTVVAMLFAVFGFVTFATGGLNGILENTFNLPKGGWQSQMVFFAFFIATLASANASAWVVTKVGYKRGMSVGLFFIALGSFLFIPAATYRSFFFFLGALFVTGVGNTMTQAAVNPYITILGPIESAARRISFMGIMNKFAGGLAPIILASAITFAPTATQDDKLSQISSTYVWITIVFVATAVVLLFVKMPEIENTSGSASNKEDEKAEGKLTDYPYLILGVLTLFLYVGIETMVMGQSKAMGEAFNMAEIHTKFYNALASYGLIIGYICGIILIPKYLSQSKALAMCAGSGIVLSIVGLLVPADITVTFPFINLVGLEQTTLIVPVKILIFAAMGFSCSLVWPAVWPLAMDGLGSFTKKAGGWMMLAVVGGAVYPVVWGVFNQNGMPNAAFFLSIISFVAIFYYGVAGHKVGKK, encoded by the coding sequence ATGCCAGCAACCACAAAGAAAGTCGGCAGCAACATTGTACCGTTCACGGTCGTGGCCATGCTTTTTGCCGTTTTTGGATTTGTCACCTTTGCGACAGGAGGACTAAACGGAATTCTTGAAAACACCTTTAACCTTCCAAAGGGAGGATGGCAGTCGCAAATGGTTTTTTTCGCCTTCTTTATTGCAACCCTTGCATCAGCTAACGCATCGGCTTGGGTCGTTACCAAGGTTGGATATAAGCGCGGAATGTCGGTAGGATTATTCTTCATTGCATTGGGGTCGTTCCTATTTATTCCTGCGGCAACTTACAGATCATTTTTCTTCTTCCTTGGAGCTCTATTCGTAACTGGAGTTGGGAATACGATGACACAGGCTGCTGTTAACCCCTACATCACCATTCTTGGCCCTATTGAAAGCGCAGCTCGTCGCATTAGCTTCATGGGGATCATGAATAAGTTTGCGGGTGGACTTGCCCCTATCATTCTTGCTTCGGCAATTACCTTTGCACCAACAGCAACTCAAGATGATAAGCTTTCGCAGATCAGCTCAACTTACGTATGGATTACCATCGTATTTGTAGCAACTGCAGTAGTTCTTCTTTTCGTTAAGATGCCAGAAATTGAGAACACCAGCGGTTCTGCTTCAAACAAAGAGGATGAAAAGGCCGAAGGTAAGCTTACCGACTACCCATACCTTATCCTTGGCGTTCTAACGCTATTCCTTTACGTAGGTATCGAAACCATGGTAATGGGACAAAGCAAGGCTATGGGCGAAGCGTTCAACATGGCAGAGATTCACACCAAATTCTACAATGCGCTTGCCTCGTATGGCTTGATTATTGGCTACATCTGCGGTATTATACTTATTCCTAAGTACCTTTCACAGTCGAAGGCATTAGCAATGTGTGCTGGTTCTGGTATTGTTCTTTCGATTGTAGGACTACTTGTCCCTGCTGACATTACCGTAACGTTCCCATTCATCAACCTTGTTGGACTAGAGCAAACTACCCTGATTGTTCCTGTCAAGATTCTCATATTTGCCGCAATGGGCTTCTCTTGCTCACTAGTTTGGCCTGCTGTATGGCCTCTTGCAATGGATGGTCTTGGTTCGTTCACAAAGAAAGCTGGCGGATGGATGATGCTTGCTGTTGTTGGTGGTGCAGTATACCCTGTAGTTTGGGGTGTCTTCAACCAAAATGGCATGCCTAATGCAGCATTCTTCCTAAGCATCATCTCTTTTGTAGCAATATTCTACTACGGAGTTGCAGGACATAAAGTTGGAAAGAAGTAA
- a CDS encoding carbohydrate-binding family 9-like protein has product MTIAKVLEKIEMPDLELVSQTLDWEISSFKIEQVNWEAFPYKPRVTLRIGYNEKELFLKYKVREQSVRAAVAENDGNVWEDSCVEMFVSLQGSMDYYNLELSCIGKRLLGYHKVGEEAVRADKSVLSSIRVLSSLGNKPFPEKHGETEWNITVAIPFKAFWKDRFAPVSGDKITGNFYKCGDKLTVPHFLSWKKIDFEKPNFHLPQFFSELEFE; this is encoded by the coding sequence ATGACAATTGCAAAAGTACTAGAGAAGATTGAAATGCCAGACCTAGAACTGGTTTCGCAAACGTTGGATTGGGAAATTTCATCGTTTAAAATTGAGCAGGTTAATTGGGAAGCCTTTCCCTATAAGCCACGTGTTACTCTTAGGATTGGTTATAACGAAAAGGAACTCTTCTTAAAGTACAAGGTGCGCGAGCAATCGGTGAGGGCCGCTGTTGCTGAGAACGATGGCAATGTATGGGAAGATAGCTGCGTGGAGATGTTCGTTTCGTTGCAGGGCAGTATGGATTACTACAACCTAGAGCTGTCGTGCATCGGCAAGCGCCTTTTAGGCTACCATAAAGTTGGCGAAGAGGCCGTTCGCGCAGATAAGAGCGTGCTCTCTAGCATTCGCGTGCTTTCGTCGCTCGGAAATAAGCCTTTCCCCGAAAAGCATGGCGAAACAGAGTGGAATATTACCGTTGCAATTCCCTTTAAAGCATTTTGGAAAGATCGTTTTGCGCCAGTGTCTGGCGATAAGATTACTGGCAACTTCTATAAGTGTGGCGATAAGCTTACCGTTCCTCATTTCCTATCGTGGAAAAAGATTGATTTCGAAAAGCCAAACTTCCACCTTCCTCAGTTCTTTAGCGAGTTAGAGTTCGAATAA
- a CDS encoding biotin/lipoyl-containing protein: MGRKLLIRDLTMRDGQQSLFATRMTQAQVERLLPFYKDANFYAMEVWGGAVPDSVMRYLNENPWTRLESIKAAVGNVSKLTALSRGRNLFGYAPYTEEIIDGFCRNSIESGLGIMRIFDALNDVNNVKATIKYVKKYGGIADCAVCYTIDPHQPELSFTERMKMKLAGKSLPKPVFTDEYFLGKAKEMAALGADMITIKDMSGLIPPSRIAALITLFKKHINVPIDFHTHCTPGYGLGAVVAAIASGVDVVDTNIWNFAGGPAAPAIELIYIFCKKMGVELDVNMEAVAKINAELVGIRKELEAVDAVKIFPKPFNPLTDTLPADIDKEFDKAVAAAQKNDEEALLAACHKIEAYFNFPKPDELVKKAEIPGGMYTNMVAQLKALKSEHILPKAMELIPQVRLDSGLPPLVTPTSQIVGAQAVNCALDIMNGKEMYTNVSNQFRNLVKGEYGKTPIPVDPEFRFKICGTREETDYDTSKHQMQPNPTLECGVKLAENEKEILLLELFPLVAKDYLTATKKELYKNAPKVEKVEVAAAAPTVKGENVTVPMPGKILVFNVKPGDKVSAGQQIAVLEAMKMENSITCPIDGYVNTLLVAEGDVVAADTAILDIVKAPAAAAAPAAAAEVKNGKPVQSPMPGKILQVLVKPGETVAVGQTIVVLEAMKMENSIPSTFAGLVNRIFVEEGQTVAADTNLIDVI, translated from the coding sequence ATGGGAAGAAAACTTTTGATTAGGGACTTGACCATGCGTGATGGTCAGCAGTCTCTATTTGCAACAAGAATGACTCAGGCACAAGTTGAAAGACTGTTACCTTTCTACAAAGATGCCAACTTCTATGCAATGGAAGTTTGGGGAGGTGCAGTTCCTGATTCAGTGATGCGTTACCTTAACGAGAACCCTTGGACTCGTTTGGAATCGATTAAGGCTGCTGTTGGAAATGTTTCTAAGCTTACAGCTCTTTCTCGTGGACGTAACCTTTTTGGCTATGCTCCTTACACCGAAGAGATTATTGACGGTTTCTGCCGCAACTCTATCGAGTCGGGTCTTGGTATCATGCGTATCTTCGATGCCCTAAACGACGTGAACAACGTTAAGGCTACCATTAAGTACGTTAAGAAGTATGGTGGTATTGCCGACTGCGCGGTTTGCTACACCATCGATCCTCACCAACCAGAGCTTTCGTTCACCGAAAGAATGAAGATGAAGCTGGCTGGTAAGTCGCTTCCAAAGCCTGTATTTACCGATGAGTACTTCCTTGGTAAGGCAAAGGAAATGGCAGCTCTAGGCGCCGATATGATTACCATTAAGGACATGAGTGGTCTTATTCCACCATCACGTATCGCTGCGCTTATCACCCTTTTCAAGAAGCACATCAACGTTCCAATCGACTTCCACACCCACTGTACCCCAGGTTACGGTTTAGGTGCTGTTGTTGCCGCTATTGCTAGCGGTGTTGACGTTGTTGACACCAACATCTGGAACTTTGCTGGTGGTCCTGCTGCTCCTGCTATCGAGCTTATCTACATTTTCTGCAAGAAGATGGGTGTAGAGCTTGACGTAAACATGGAGGCTGTTGCTAAAATCAACGCAGAGCTTGTAGGTATCCGCAAGGAGCTTGAGGCTGTTGATGCGGTGAAGATCTTCCCAAAACCATTCAACCCGCTTACCGATACGCTACCTGCTGATATCGATAAGGAATTCGATAAGGCGGTTGCTGCTGCTCAAAAGAACGACGAAGAGGCTCTTCTTGCGGCTTGCCACAAGATCGAGGCTTACTTCAACTTCCCAAAACCAGACGAATTGGTTAAGAAGGCAGAGATCCCTGGAGGTATGTACACCAACATGGTTGCCCAGCTTAAGGCGCTTAAGTCGGAGCACATCCTTCCAAAGGCAATGGAGCTTATCCCTCAGGTTCGCCTAGACTCTGGTCTACCTCCATTGGTTACCCCAACTAGCCAAATCGTAGGTGCTCAGGCGGTAAACTGCGCATTGGACATCATGAACGGTAAGGAGATGTACACCAACGTATCGAACCAGTTCCGTAACTTGGTTAAGGGTGAGTATGGTAAAACTCCAATTCCGGTAGATCCTGAGTTCCGCTTTAAGATTTGCGGTACCCGCGAAGAAACCGACTACGATACTTCGAAGCACCAAATGCAGCCAAACCCAACCCTAGAGTGTGGCGTTAAGCTTGCTGAGAACGAGAAGGAAATTCTTCTTCTTGAGCTCTTCCCTCTTGTTGCTAAGGATTACCTAACTGCCACCAAAAAGGAATTGTACAAGAACGCTCCTAAGGTAGAAAAGGTAGAGGTTGCTGCCGCTGCTCCTACCGTTAAGGGCGAAAACGTTACCGTTCCAATGCCAGGAAAGATCCTTGTGTTCAACGTGAAGCCAGGCGATAAGGTTTCTGCTGGTCAGCAAATCGCAGTGCTTGAGGCTATGAAGATGGAAAACAGCATTACCTGCCCAATCGACGGATACGTAAATACCCTTTTGGTTGCCGAAGGCGATGTAGTTGCCGCTGATACCGCCATCCTTGATATCGTTAAGGCTCCTGCCGCTGCTGCTGCTCCTGCTGCTGCCGCTGAGGTTAAGAATGGTAAGCCAGTTCAGTCTCCAATGCCCGGAAAAATCCTTCAGGTGCTCGTTAAGCCAGGCGAAACCGTAGCCGTAGGACAAACCATCGTTGTTCTCGAAGCTATGAAGATGGAGAATAGCATCCCATCAACTTTTGCTGGTTTGGTTAACAGAATCTTCGTAGAAGAAGGTCAAACTGTTGCTGCCGACACCAACTTGATCGATGTTATCTAG
- a CDS encoding transglycosylase domain-containing protein, with translation MDFRNLPWKKIRIVALCVVAGLVVISIILFTFRSSILNHLVTKKVTSFNESHKADVQVINPHFTGIFTVNFDKIVVKPIDNDTLINIDNLKIKINPLRLLMTRLSITKLNADNINISVLRDSTGNNYTFLYKTVRKDEPETTSNVSYSRRVERLLDLFFDILPSDIHIKKFNASISSYGHKVTATVPRFDISSGEVDLRAHITENDSTTIFRFVGDINTWINTASIKVYATNTLRATVPFITYKYHAKVAFDTLAFGIDGSGSHRGGFQVTGKAMFNNLYIDHRKIAQKEVVLEKGDVDYVVNFGKDFVELDSATVVNFNRLTFNPYAKYRSKPNRFVALSINKDFFPAQDLFSSLPDGIFSTVKGLEVNGELSYHLKFEADWNNLKDLVFESDLQSRDFGIRKYGEVVYPYINAPFQYTFYDNGVPTRTFSVGQDNPNFRSLDQIPKVLQYAVMFSEDGNFFGHRGFLIDAFRSSLIRNIQAGRFVRGGSTISMQLVKNIYLSRNKTIARKLEEALITWLIERQHLVSKNRMLEIYLNIIEWGPGIFGANEAAQFYFGKDVSQVTPNEAIFMASIIPRPKRFYYSFSDSGSLRSHYTGYYKLIASKLLRSGAITQEQFDGIYPHVNLSGLASMYLRQPIEDPTDTLLIGNDIPNDAEVPSPLQEESENN, from the coding sequence ATGGATTTTAGGAATTTACCTTGGAAAAAGATTCGAATAGTTGCCTTATGCGTAGTAGCAGGGCTAGTTGTCATTTCCATCATCCTCTTTACATTTCGCTCGTCAATACTCAACCACCTTGTAACGAAAAAGGTTACATCGTTCAACGAGTCACACAAGGCAGATGTACAAGTCATCAACCCTCATTTTACTGGAATCTTTACCGTAAACTTCGACAAAATCGTTGTTAAGCCTATTGATAACGACACGCTAATCAACATCGACAACCTCAAGATAAAGATAAACCCGCTAAGGCTCCTTATGACCCGCCTTAGCATCACCAAGCTAAACGCAGACAATATCAATATTAGCGTACTAAGAGACTCGACAGGAAACAACTATACCTTCCTGTACAAAACTGTCAGAAAGGATGAACCGGAAACCACTTCAAACGTGAGCTACTCCCGAAGGGTTGAGCGACTTCTGGATCTCTTCTTCGACATTCTCCCAAGCGACATACACATCAAAAAATTCAACGCCAGCATCAGCTCGTACGGCCATAAGGTTACGGCTACCGTTCCTAGGTTCGACATCAGCAGCGGAGAGGTTGATTTACGTGCACACATCACCGAGAACGACTCTACCACCATTTTTAGGTTTGTTGGCGACATCAACACATGGATTAACACCGCATCCATAAAGGTTTACGCAACCAACACCTTGAGGGCTACGGTACCATTTATCACCTATAAGTACCATGCCAAGGTTGCCTTTGATACGCTCGCCTTTGGCATCGATGGCTCAGGCTCGCACAGGGGCGGATTTCAGGTTACCGGTAAAGCAATGTTTAACAACCTCTACATCGATCACCGAAAAATTGCCCAAAAGGAGGTTGTGCTAGAAAAAGGTGATGTAGACTACGTTGTAAATTTTGGTAAAGATTTCGTAGAGCTCGATAGCGCTACGGTGGTAAACTTTAACCGGCTAACGTTTAACCCATACGCCAAGTACCGATCGAAGCCAAACCGATTTGTAGCGCTCTCCATCAACAAGGACTTCTTCCCAGCACAAGACCTTTTCAGCTCGCTTCCCGATGGTATATTTTCGACAGTAAAGGGGTTGGAGGTAAACGGAGAGCTATCCTATCACCTAAAATTCGAGGCCGACTGGAATAACCTTAAAGATCTTGTATTTGAGTCCGATCTTCAATCGCGCGATTTCGGCATCCGCAAGTACGGCGAAGTTGTTTACCCATACATTAACGCACCATTCCAGTACACCTTCTACGACAACGGAGTACCCACCCGCACCTTCTCGGTTGGACAGGACAACCCAAACTTTAGAAGCCTCGATCAAATACCCAAGGTGCTGCAGTATGCGGTAATGTTCTCGGAAGACGGCAACTTTTTTGGACACCGCGGCTTCCTGATCGACGCCTTCCGATCGTCACTAATCCGCAATATCCAAGCAGGCCGATTCGTACGGGGCGGAAGCACCATCTCCATGCAGCTGGTTAAGAACATCTACCTGTCAAGGAATAAAACAATAGCACGAAAGCTGGAAGAAGCCCTGATTACCTGGCTCATCGAACGGCAGCATTTGGTTTCGAAAAATCGAATGCTGGAAATATACCTCAACATAATCGAATGGGGCCCCGGAATTTTTGGAGCCAACGAGGCAGCCCAATTCTACTTCGGCAAGGACGTTAGCCAGGTTACCCCCAACGAGGCTATCTTTATGGCCAGCATAATCCCCCGCCCCAAGCGGTTCTACTACAGCTTTAGCGACAGCGGAAGCCTGCGCAGCCACTACACCGGCTACTACAAGCTAATCGCCAGCAAGCTGCTCCGCAGCGGCGCCATCACCCAGGAACAGTTTGATGGAATCTACCCGCACGTAAACCTCAGTGGCCTTGCCAGCATGTACCTGCGACAGCCAATTGAAGATCCTACAGATACGCTCCTAATCGGGAATGATATTCCGAATGATGCTGAAGTTCCATCGCCACTACAAGAAGAATCTGAAAACAACTAA
- the ettA gene encoding energy-dependent translational throttle protein EttA, with the protein MSDDKKIIFSMVGVSKVLPNNNKKILNNIYLSFFYGAKIGIIGLNGSGKSTLLRIIAGLDKSIQGDVVFSPGYSVGYLEQEPKLDDSKTVKEIVMEGVQPVVDLLAEYEEVNAKFMEPMSDDEMNKLIERQGELTEQIDHVNGWELDSMLERAMDALRCPEPDQLVGVLSGGERRRVALCRLLLQQPDVLLLDEPTNHLDAESIQWLEMHLQQYKGTVIAVTHDRYFLDNAAGWILELDRGEGIPWKGNYSSWLDQKSKRLAQEEKTESKRRKTLERELEWVRMAPKARQAKSKARLSAYDKLLNEDSKEKEEKLEIFIPNGPRLGNHVIDVQGVSKAYGDKVLFEDLTFSLPPAGIVGVIGPNGVGKTTLFKLIMGQETPDSGTFSVGETVKVGYADQMHKNIDPEKSVYNVISEGNELMMLGGRSVNARAYVSRFNFSGADQEKLVKNLSGGERNRLHLALTLKEEANVLLLDEPTNDIDVNTLRALEEGLEEFAGCAVVISHDRWFLDRIATHILAFEGDSQVVFFEGGYTDYEENKKKRLGDVTPHRVKYKKLIKE; encoded by the coding sequence ATGTCCGACGACAAAAAAATTATCTTCTCGATGGTTGGGGTGAGCAAAGTGCTCCCAAACAACAACAAAAAGATTCTGAACAACATCTACCTGTCGTTCTTCTACGGTGCCAAGATCGGCATCATCGGTTTGAACGGTTCGGGTAAGTCTACGTTGCTACGCATTATCGCCGGATTAGACAAATCCATACAGGGCGATGTAGTTTTCTCGCCCGGATACAGCGTTGGCTACCTCGAGCAGGAACCTAAGCTCGACGATAGCAAAACGGTGAAGGAAATCGTTATGGAGGGTGTTCAGCCCGTTGTCGATTTGCTAGCAGAGTACGAGGAGGTAAACGCCAAGTTCATGGAGCCCATGAGCGACGACGAGATGAACAAGCTCATCGAGCGCCAGGGCGAACTTACCGAGCAGATCGACCACGTGAACGGCTGGGAGCTCGACAGCATGCTCGAGCGCGCCATGGATGCACTTCGCTGCCCAGAGCCCGACCAGCTGGTTGGCGTGCTATCGGGAGGTGAACGCCGCCGCGTAGCCCTCTGCCGCCTGCTGCTTCAGCAACCCGACGTGCTGCTGCTCGACGAGCCTACCAACCACCTCGATGCCGAGAGCATCCAGTGGCTGGAAATGCACCTTCAGCAGTACAAGGGAACGGTTATTGCCGTTACCCACGACCGCTACTTCCTCGACAACGCTGCCGGATGGATCCTCGAGCTCGACCGTGGTGAGGGTATTCCTTGGAAGGGCAACTACAGCAGCTGGCTCGACCAAAAGAGCAAGCGCCTAGCTCAGGAAGAAAAGACCGAAAGCAAGCGCCGTAAGACCCTAGAGCGCGAGCTCGAGTGGGTGCGCATGGCCCCAAAGGCCCGTCAGGCAAAGAGCAAGGCACGTCTATCGGCCTACGACAAGCTGCTTAACGAGGATAGCAAGGAGAAGGAAGAAAAGCTCGAAATATTTATCCCCAACGGTCCACGCTTGGGCAACCACGTTATCGACGTGCAGGGCGTAAGCAAGGCGTATGGCGACAAGGTGCTATTCGAAGACCTCACCTTCTCGCTTCCACCTGCAGGTATCGTAGGGGTTATCGGTCCTAATGGTGTGGGTAAAACCACGCTCTTTAAGCTTATCATGGGCCAGGAAACGCCCGATAGCGGAACCTTCTCGGTGGGCGAAACCGTAAAGGTTGGCTACGCCGACCAGATGCACAAGAACATCGATCCCGAAAAGAGCGTTTACAACGTGATCTCGGAGGGTAACGAGCTGATGATGCTCGGAGGACGTTCGGTGAACGCCCGCGCCTACGTATCGCGCTTCAACTTCTCGGGTGCCGATCAGGAGAAACTCGTAAAGAACCTTTCGGGTGGCGAGCGCAACCGCCTACACCTAGCGCTAACGCTTAAGGAAGAGGCCAACGTGCTGCTACTCGACGAGCCTACCAACGATATCGACGTTAACACGCTCCGTGCGCTGGAGGAAGGCTTGGAAGAGTTTGCCGGCTGCGCCGTGGTAATCTCGCACGACCGCTGGTTCCTCGACCGTATCGCTACGCACATTCTTGCCTTCGAGGGCGACTCGCAGGTGGTATTCTTCGAGGGTGGCTACACCGACTACGAGGAGAACAAGAAGAAGCGCCTCGGCGATGTGACTCCACACCGCGTGAAGTACAAAAAGCTGATTAAGGAGTAA